A region of the Litchfieldia alkalitelluris genome:
TATCATTGCTGGTTTTATTGAAATAGTGTGGGCAATCGGATTGAAGCATGCGAGTAGCTGGCTTTCCTGGGTAGGTATCGCTGTACTCATATATGTCTCTTTTGTTTTACTGATAAAGGCACAAAGGAGTTTGCCTGTTGCTACGGTATACGCAACTTTCACTGGTATCGGGACAGCAGGGACAGTTGTTGTGGAGATGGTGGCTTTCGGAGTAGCCTTTAGTTGGACGAAAGTATTTTTTATTCTATTACTGCTGATTGGGGTAATAGGCCTAAAACTTGTTACAACTGAACCAGATATGAAAGAGGGTGCAGCGTAAAATGGCTTGGTTGTATCTTATGCTGGCGGGAGCTTTTGAAGTAGTCGGAGTTATAGGAATGAATAAAGTAGTCAAGGACAAAGACTTGAAGTCATACTTGATCGTGTTCCTTGGTTTTATATGTAGCTTTAGCCTTTTGAGCCTAGCTATGAAAACTCTTCCTGCTGGAACATCTTATGCTGTGTGGACAGGGATTGGTACTGTGGGTGGAACACTAGTTGGAATGTTGTTTTATGGGGAATCAAAGGATTGGAGAAGGATTTTATTTATAGGTGTGATTGTAGCAGCCGTTATTGGACTGAAAATGACTACGTAGCCTCAGAACTAATTTACTGGACAATAATGATTATCATACTACGTTTACCTATGTTTGTTGAAGATAAATGTAAATAAGCTACTACAATGTTGCGTTGGTCAAAAGACTGACGCATTTTTAATTTCCTTCATTGATCTATTAAGAAGTATTTTTGTTTTGATTAACTCTTTTTGTTGCAAATGCAATAAAATTAAATTATATTTAATTTATGTAAATTATGTTGCAATTACAACATTAAATGGCAAAGGAGTAAATTATGAAGGAAATACTTCGTGAAATTGGAATGATTGCAAGAGCTCTGGATTCAATAAGTAATATCGAATTTAAAGATTACGACCTTACAAAAGGGCAGTACTTGTACATTGTGCGAATATGTGAAAATCCAGGAATCATTCAAGAAAAACTAGCTGAGATGATAAAGGTTGATCGAACAACAGCAGCTCGTGCTATAAAAAAACTTGAAATAAATGATTTTGTTGAAAAGAAGGATGATGAACATAACCAAAAAATTAAAAAACTTTTTCCAACAGAAAAAGGGAAGAAGGTTTATCCCTTCATAAAAAGAGAAAATGATTTTTCCAACAAGATTGCATTAGAGGGATTTTCCGAAGAAGAAATGGAAACCCTTTTTACTCTTCTTCAAAGAGTGAGAAAAAATGTAGAAATTGATTGGGAATTCGTTAAAAAAGGAAACAAAAGAAACTATTGAATAAGGAGCGACATAATAAAATGACAATGAGCATAAAGAAATGCACTCTTGAAGATTTACTCATACTTCAAAAAATTAGCTATGAAACATTTAATGAAACATTTAAGGATCAGAACTCACCTGAAAATATGAAAGTCTATTTGGATAAGGCATTTAACATAAAACAATTAGAAAAAGAGTTATCCACTAGTTCCTCGCAATTCTTTTTTGTTTATTTCAATCATGAAGTCGCTGGATATTTAAAAGTAAACACTAATGAGGCTCAATCAGAAGCAATGGGTGATGAATCACTTGAAATCGAGAGGATTTACATAAAGAGAGAATTCCAAAAACATGGGCTTGGTAAACATCTGTTTAATAAAGCGCTGGAAATTGCAAAGGAACATAATAAACAGAAAATCTGGCTAGGCGTATGGGAAAAGAATCAAAACGCGATTGCTTTTTATGAAAAAATGGCGTTTGTTCAAACCGGAGCCCACTCTTTTTATATGGGTGATGAAGAACAAATAGATTTTATTATGACCAAAACACTCAATTGATTTTCTCAATCATTAGATACATAAAACTTATTTGAAAAGCCTTAGAAACGTCTAGGGCTTTTTTACACCTTATTCACAATCTCTAGTTACACAGAAAGTTATATTTTATTTTATATAACTTGTTGCTGAACAAGTAAGCTTTTTCTCGGTATCTAATTTATATGGTTTGTACTTTTATAACAATAAATAAGTCATATTCATATACTATTCCTAGAATTCGACTATTGGAGGTAGGTTTAATGAAAATTGAAAAAAGACCAACCTATTATGGATATGATCTGCTTATAAATAATGTTTTACATAAGCGGTGCTTGAACTGTAATTCTTGGTATGAATTTAGTGGAGAATTGGGAGTTTGTAAAAAGTGTTTACAAAAACTCAGTAAATTGAGTGGAAGCCCAATAATTAAATAATAAGCTTTAAAAAGTTCTTATATAAACAAAAAGGGTTCAGAAATGAACCCTTAATATATTTTTCTGTTATCCGCTTTTTACCTTCTGAACGAAATTTTGTCAGAGTATTATTTAGGTCTTGTAGCTCTTATTTTATTGCCAGTTTCTCCAAGCTCACGAGCAAACTCTTCATCCACACGTTCTGGTTCGATCTTCAAGTTTGCTGGAGTTTGAGGCAACGAAGTTTTACTGCTAGCCGGTTTAGAACCACCTTGTCTTCCACCCATCATATTCCCTCCTATCATAATTTAAATCTTTCTTATTATGGCTAAGGATCTCATTTATATAGCTATAGATTGAATCATTACTAAAACTTTTTTCCTACTTATACTTAATGCTCCGTTAGTGTAGGGGAGATTAGCATTTGAAAAATAACTCGTAACATGAAGTATGAAAATATTTCTACATACTCTTTGCTTGAATGATCGGAGAATCACGCTACTTTTTGCGGGATGCAAGAGAGCAAAGTGTCTTTTTCCTATTTAATTATCTACGTTTTTGTTTAACTGAGTTTGATAAATGATTTACAATGGAGAAAGAATTCAATATCTTATACTAAGTTTTAAAAAAGGATGCAAAACCATGTCAAATAAAATAGTGATTATTACAGGAGCAAACAGTGGGTTAGGTCTTGAAACCACGAAACATTTTCTAAGCACAGGCAATATTGTAATCATGGCAGTCAGAAATTTAAATAAAGGTGAAGCTGCAAAACAACAGTTGCTGCAGTTGTACCCTAAGGGGCAAATTGACGTTCTTCATTTAGATTTATCGAAATTAAAGACTGTACATAATTTTGTAGCCGAGTTTTCTAGTAGATACAATTCCTTAGATTTGTTGATTAACAATGCCGGGGTGATGACGCCTCCTTATTCAAAAACAGAAGAAGGCTTTGAACTTCAGTTTGGGAGTAATCATTTAGGGCATTTTGCTTTAACAGGTTTGCTTCTTCCTTATTTGGAAAAAGCAGAACAACCTCGAGTGGTGACATTAAGCTCGATTGCTCATCGAAATGGCGTCATTGACTTTGAAAATTTGGAGGGTTCAAAGGGATATAAAGCCATGAAGTTTTATAGTCAAAGTAAATTGGCAAACCTTTTATTTGCTAAAGAGCTAGATGAACGTCTTAAACGAAACGGTTATAAAACGATTAGTTTAGCAGCACATCCAGGGATATCTTCGACCAATCTTTTTAGAATTGGAAAAGAAAGTACACCTTGGTATATCAAACCTCTGATCAAACTACTCTCTCAACCTGCAGAAAAAGGGGCTTTGCCTACGATTATGGCAGCTACAGATGAAAAGTTGGTAGGGGGAGAATATATTGGTCCGGATGGTGCAGGCAACCGAAAAGGAAATCCAGTGATCGAAGTACCAAAGGAGAGCGTCTATCACAAAGAAACCATGAAGAAACTATGGGATGTTTCCGAGCAATTAACAGGGATTGAATATAAGCTTACATAATGGTTTGGTAGTTGATTTCAGTCTGTTCAACAGTAGAAAGGATTAATATTCTAGATGAAAAAATTATGGCATAAACTCGAAACCGCATTGGTCCAATCTCGTTTACGTTTACCTCTTTACATCATCACAATTATTTTTGGTGTTGGTTTTTTTATCGAGCCTAATATCTTCATGCCTACCATTTTTGTCATATTTTTAGGTTTGCTCATTGTTTTTGAAAGTATCATTCCTACGGGATATCCATTAGTCTACAAATCCTTAACAAATTTTCTTCCAAGAAGTATACAGACACCTATTTTGGTATTTGTAAGTACAACAGTCATCTTTATGGGCCTTTTTATCATGTTCATAGGACTAGCGGTAGAAATGGGTCGTTTGTTTCGCTAATGAGAGAGTAACCCTTGTTTGTAAGGGTCACTAGTAAGGAAATACATTTACTGAAGGATGCTAATCTTGAAGAAGGAGATTAGCATTTTTATGTTGAAATAAGAGTCATGGATATGAAAATCATAAGACCCATTGGGACGGAGGTTAGCCCTTTTAAGAGAACATTTTAGATTGGACAGGATTTAAGACGATTCTTAAATTAATCGAAGATTCTTATTGGGGAAGACCTACAAAATAGCGAGGAGCGGTTTTTTTGGAACTAAACGATGTAATATATGGACATAGATCAATTAGAGAGTATGAAGATCGAGAAGTCAGTCAAGAGTTACTCGATCAGATATTAGATGCAGGTATCCGTGCTTCTTCAAGTGGAAATATGCAAACCTATTCGATTGTTGTCACAAAAGACAAAGAGCTTAAGAAAAAATTATACAGTGCACATATGGAACAATCGATGGTTGTTG
Encoded here:
- a CDS encoding DMT family transporter; the protein is MAWLYLMLAGAFEVVGVIGMNKVVKDKDLKSYLIVFLGFICSFSLLSLAMKTLPAGTSYAVWTGIGTVGGTLVGMLFYGESKDWRRILFIGVIVAAVIGLKMTT
- a CDS encoding MarR family winged helix-turn-helix transcriptional regulator — translated: MKEILREIGMIARALDSISNIEFKDYDLTKGQYLYIVRICENPGIIQEKLAEMIKVDRTTAARAIKKLEINDFVEKKDDEHNQKIKKLFPTEKGKKVYPFIKRENDFSNKIALEGFSEEEMETLFTLLQRVRKNVEIDWEFVKKGNKRNY
- a CDS encoding GNAT family N-acetyltransferase, translating into MTMSIKKCTLEDLLILQKISYETFNETFKDQNSPENMKVYLDKAFNIKQLEKELSTSSSQFFFVYFNHEVAGYLKVNTNEAQSEAMGDESLEIERIYIKREFQKHGLGKHLFNKALEIAKEHNKQKIWLGVWEKNQNAIAFYEKMAFVQTGAHSFYMGDEEQIDFIMTKTLN
- a CDS encoding oxidoreductase, whose translation is MSNKIVIITGANSGLGLETTKHFLSTGNIVIMAVRNLNKGEAAKQQLLQLYPKGQIDVLHLDLSKLKTVHNFVAEFSSRYNSLDLLINNAGVMTPPYSKTEEGFELQFGSNHLGHFALTGLLLPYLEKAEQPRVVTLSSIAHRNGVIDFENLEGSKGYKAMKFYSQSKLANLLFAKELDERLKRNGYKTISLAAHPGISSTNLFRIGKESTPWYIKPLIKLLSQPAEKGALPTIMAATDEKLVGGEYIGPDGAGNRKGNPVIEVPKESVYHKETMKKLWDVSEQLTGIEYKLT
- a CDS encoding DMT family transporter produces the protein MNQNWILVIIAGFIEIVWAIGLKHASSWLSWVGIAVLIYVSFVLLIKAQRSLPVATVYATFTGIGTAGTVVVEMVAFGVAFSWTKVFFILLLLIGVIGLKLVTTEPDMKEGAA